In Podospora pseudocomata strain CBS 415.72m chromosome 4, whole genome shotgun sequence, the genomic stretch GGGTGTTCTTTTCCTCTTAGTTTTAGCGGTTTAGGAGAATGGCCTGGCTACTTATGGAGTTGTCCAATGCCCGCGGGGAAAGTGTATTTACCGTTCAGATGTATGTACCGCCTCTAACACATTTTCTCCCCAGATCTCGTTTGCTTTACCAACGCGCACGTACTGCTTACTTACAAGGTCGTCACCGACAGCCAGTCCGCCCTGTTCTACTCAAGGTAAGATTCATCGCTCAACACTCGTGTCCATCCTGACCATCACTGACATCATACCAGATCTGGCGACCGCGTCCAGAGCTACCAAGGTCACCATCCACAAGTCCTCTTAGGGCTTCATCGACAGTCTTAAAAGTCTTGGTCCACTCGAGGTAAGTAAGAGTTTTCCCTCGTCGCTCACGTTCCTCGCTAACATGTATGCTAAATCTGAAATCCCATCACCAGTCGAGCAGCTCCAACAATGCTTCCTGGATCCAACGCCACTCCGGGTGACTGCCCCACCCATGACAACTCCTACAACTGCCCGCCCTCTTGCGACAAAGGTGTTCCCGGCGACATGATCAGCGGCGAAGGAGACATCGTTCAATTGGACAAGATGTACAACCAGATGAAGACCGAGAGAGACGCTGCCACCGCTGAGGTTGCCTacctcaaggccaaggttgCCAACTTGGAGAAGTCCCTCGAAACCAGCAATGACAATATCAGCCGCAtggaaaaggagagagaCAACGCGGTTGCCCAGGCCACTGAGAACAAGCAGAAGCTCGACATTGGTTTCGCCGCCTTCACTAAGCAGTTCACCAGGTTAAGAAGGGGGGAGCCGATGCGTTTGCTCAGGTCACCCAGCATAAGCAGAAGCTCGATATTGGCTTCGCCTTGCTCACCCAGTAGTTCAAGGAGACCGAGAAGCAGAAGGACACCGCAGTCTCTGATGCtaccaagaacaagcaggAGAGGGATACCGCTGTCGCTGATGCCACCAAGACCAGGGAGAGGCTGGATGGCAGTTTTGCGTACTTCACCAGGATGTTTAGCGACATGAAAAAGGAGAGAGATCTGGCTAAGAAGGAGAGAAAcgtggccaagaaggagagggttgtTGCCTACAAGGAGAGAGATTGGGCGCTCGCCAGAGCCGGCAAGGCCAAGCATATCCTGGATAACGACAATGCCAGTTTCATCAAGCAGCTCGACGAGGTGAAGCTAGGTATTGAGGACGGCAAACAGGCCCTTGAAACCGCAATGGCCAAGTCCGATCgtgagatgaagaagatggaggagtcTTACAACGAGAAGGCCCAAGAGGTGGAATCtttggagggcgaggtcgAGGCCTTGAATCGTCAAATTACTGATCTTGTCAATGAAGCGGCTTACAACAAGAAGACAACCGTCAACGGGGTCGGCTGGGATCTTGTCGAAGGGGATTATCCTGAGTTATTGTCCTCAAAACGCCCTCAGCGTCATGGTCTACCGATGGCCCATCTGTCACAGCGCCTTCTCAACATTTCGGTAGGCGCTCAGAAATCAACATTCTGCCAAAATATAGCCCTGAGAGCCGTTCATGTTCCTGCAGGTCTCTCGCGTGATTTTAGCGCTCGTACATATGTATTCAGGGGTCTGTCATCAATTTAGCGAAGTCTAGGTAGTGTGGGATCAATAGCAGTCACAGCCAGGTGCTTTCCCCCTGTGCTCGTGTGTAATTGATTATGTTGTCACTTCCTCATTCTACCGTTTCTCCAGCAGCAATCGCTGCCAGTGTTCTCCCGTGAATGCATGTGCTCACGTATTCTCAACCCATCGATTGACTTTTCGATTTTGTGGAGGTCTTCCGGCCTGCTATGGGCCATGGCATCCATCACAGTTACCGGTCATGTCAAACAGCGGGTTGTTCTGTAGAATACCACATGTATTGGGCTGACCActgtggctgttgttgaaaaGGTGGGCTTGCCCTGCAGACTCTGTTGACCTGAGAGCATCAGTGATATTAGCCTAGGCCCACACCTGTATATTCACTTGACGCTCGCCGGTCCCGCACGACACAATTCACTTGAAACCACTCTATCTCCATTATAAAGCAGTCTCTCCGCAGCCTCTCTCTCCGCAAAAATTTCtttcctccctccaccaATATCCTCGGCCTGTCTGACAGTCTTCCCAACACCCGCTCACCCAAGTCAAGTCTCCCACTTCACATCACCTACAACCATCACTGTCGCCATCAACAGTTGTTGCAATCAGAGCCAGCTACTAGGAACTTCAAGGGTCTCGTTCAGATTCATTCCGCGCTTCCCTATCAAAGCTACGAGTCGTAACCAAAGGTACGATTCATCATACATCACTCATTTCCATCCCCACAGGCGTTGACACCGTCCCTACCCAGATCTGACGGCCGCGTCGAAAACATCCAGTAACAAGCCTTCATAGCGCAAAAATCCCAGGCCGGCTTTGTCGACCACCATCGAACCCTTCGTCACGCGAGGTAAGTCTTCCTTCTCTTCATTCATGTCAACCACTAACGCCTCTACCAGATCCCACAGGTCTCCAGTCCGGAAGCATTTCTTCGTGGTTCCCGATGCCTCACGGTCTCGCCAAGAATATGGTTGCCAACGCTGAAATGGAGTGGGCTCGTAATGAGGCGGCCATGGCCCAAGCCAGGTTGGAGCTCAGAGAGGCCGAGGAACGTCAGGCCATGCTCGAATACGACCTCAACACCTGGCCCGATCCCACTCAGGCCCACGAGGGCTGGCTTCCGGTGGCTGTTAACGAGATTGAGCGCGGAAATCAGTACATCCTACGGCTTCAGCATCAACTGTCCAGTGCGGAGGCTAGCCTTGATGTGGAGCTCCGGCGCAGCGCGCTTTTGAACATGGTACGTTGACACGACTCGTCGGAAAATTCTCTCCCCAATTCACACAAAGTTACTAATCGTTGGCTTGGCAGGAGCTCGAGGTCTTCAGAACCAAGCTTGAGGCCTCCGAGGTCGGTAAAGAGACCGCCTCGACCACCTGCAAGGGTGAAGTGGCTCGGTTGAAGGGTCAATTGGCCAAGGTGAGAGGCGAGAAGGACGCTGCGCTCCAGAAGGCCGCTGAGAGCGACAAGGCTCTCCTGGCCGGACGTGCCAACTTCACCAGGAAGTATAACGAGGTGTCGAAGGAGAGGGACACcttgaagaaggaaaaggaggctGCACTCGAGAAGGTCACCCAGAGCGAGAAGGCGTACCAGAATGGACGCGTCGGTGCTATCAAGCGGTACAACGAGGTGTGCAAGGAGAGAGACGAGGCCAGAGAGGCGCTCAAGACCTCCAATAccggcaacctcaaccagGAGATTGcccagctgaagaaggagagagacGCGGCTCTCGCCGAGGTAGCCAGCTTGGAGAAGAGACTTGAGACCAGCAAAACCAACTTCACCCGCAAGTACGCCGAAGtgcagaaggagagggataCGGCCGTTGCGCAGGCTTcgaagaccaaggaggagttggaccGCGGTTTTGCTAAGTTCACCAGGCTTTACAATGAGGTCCAGGCACAGAGGGATCAGGCCATCAATGAGAGAGACGCCGCCAAGGATGAGGTGGCCAAGGTCAGAGACGACATGAACGAAAATATGGCCGCGATGAACGTTCAGCATGCCAACCACATCAAGCAAGAAAAAACTCATTACGACTGGGAGACCGATGTTTCCTTTCACTGAGGATAGCTTCACTGCGGTGAACGTCTTACTCTCATTTGACACCGCGCCAATTCCATAGCAGGTACATCGGGAACCCATCAGACTTCGGCACCTTGCTTTAGCCCGGAGACACTCATCATTCACCTTTGTTGCCTAGATAGCGCTGGGATTCTCTTCCCTGAAGATGGTTGAGGTCATTGTTTTCCCATCGATTGGGAGTTCTGTTAGTCTAGTCAGCTTAGTTCTAGTAGTGGTATAGGTGTATTACTTTTTACTGTTATGTTTCTTTCTGTTGTGTATATGTCCAGCTCATAATCTTGTCTCCTCGTCATTGGAGATACATTGTTTCGATCTCTTCAATATCTTGGATGGGCGACATCCAGATACTAACTGTTGAAGGCTTCGATGGTCTCGTTGGACAATGTGAGAGGGAAGTAACATCCAGTCCTCGATGGGTCACTGGCATCAACCCTGACCTTAGATATCCGTGGCAGTGACAAAAGTGCACACGTTGCCAAGAACCAGCTGCCAAGAGTGGTGTCGCTGAACCCAATTCAACCCACCTGTTTTGATCCAGCATGCTCAAACGGGCTGCGTGGTGCGAATGAGCAAGGGATTGACTCAGTCCTGGTAATGCAAAGATGAGTAACCAGGAGAAAAACATCCATCTCGAGTGGTTATAAACCTCCTCTCTGGGTCTTCCTTGATTGGCCTCTCATTAATGCACCAACAACCGATCGCCCATTTCTCTCTATCTCATTCCCTCAAGATACTGTGGAAGATGGAATCCAATAACAACCCAGCAAAGACCGCTGCCTCTCAGGTCGCCCAGACTTTAACCTCGATCAACGACATGGACAAAGACCAGACTATCCTCGCGACTCAGAGGCCAGGTTTCAGCCCTTCAGGAGCTCACCCGCGCTCATGCCGAAATAGAGAAGATTcccagacacacacacaatcaTCAAATCGCAGGACTAACGGAATCTCGCAATGCATACCTCGCGCTGGTGTTTGACGCCAACAGGTAAGTGAACTTACACCAGATCGTCAGAGAGGAGACCAGTTCGCTGATTGACAACGCCAACGAATGGCAGGCAAAGGTCAATGAGATGGAACGCCGAGTCCTTGTGGCGGAGGCTCGGAATGAGAAGACCGAGTCGACGGAATGGCTGGAGGACAAATACAGGGATATGGATATGAGAGCGTTGGATGCGGGAAAGAAAACGTTGGATGCGGAGAGGAAGTTGGCCGTGCTTGAAGAGGCTCGACTGCGGGGGAAGGTTGAAGAGGCGGCTAAAGTGCAGCCATTAACAGGTATCATGATTCCAGCAGGGTCGGGATATGGAggctgtgacaaggggaagATAGAGGGAGTTGAGTCATTCACAGGTTTGCTTCGTCTTCCTTTTGGAAGGGACATCAGGGTAGGAGGAGTAATAATGACTACCTACATGCATGAATGACAGCGTTTTTACTTAAGTTTGTTCCGCGTGCGTGTAGCTTGACCAAGTTTCTCTGTCTGACCATGTGTGTCAGACAGATCAACAACAAATTCATGCCAGCCCAATGTTGTCTTGAACATAACTGATCACCTTACGCAACAGAGAATGCAGTATAAAACCGGCCACCCCTGATTTGTAGCCATCATGCAACGTAGCACATCAAGCATTGGTAGAATCAACGACGGTTACATGATGAAAAGCCAAGAGTCCCTGAGCATCTTCGTATTACTTCCATGCTTCGTGGTATTCCGTCCTTGAAATCCCCGTCCCAATTGCTACGGAGCCGTGACCGCagtgtggttggtgggatACGAGGGAAGAGTGATAGGAATAATGAAATCCACGCCAGGTTACCTTCCAACATGTATATATAGCGGAGTCCGACATCCTGCACCAGACTCGTTCCTCTGTTCATCTATCAACATATATGCTATGATCTACATTCCTTTCTCTTGGTGGGCCAAGTCCCCACACCGATCATCCAGTGTGCCGTACTTACATCGTGAAGCTGGTCACTAATATGACACAAGAGGTAGCTAGGATGCAAGCATGGATAGGTACCTAGCTACCTACATGGCAGCTTTAATCCCAGAGTTGCAATTCGTCCACAATCAAAGTGATCTTGAAGATCCCAACAGTATAGAAGTCCATTCCTCTATGTTTCCAAGTCATTACCTTCAAACCTACCATTTAATATTTTTATCGCTTATCTGCCCCAAGCTCGATCCTTACCTACATCATTTCTGAAACACACATGTCCACTTCCATGCCCTTGGCTGGATATTACCAAGCGCCCTCAGACGCAGCTGGACGTGGCACCCGAAAGATCAGAGGTAGCAGAGGGGGCAATCGACGTCTTGAAGTGAAGATTGGAACATATCACGAAAAGGGCGGAGGGGACGGGGGCCGAAGCTGGTAGGATCAGACTCCTTTTGGCGGAGACTGGTTTAGACCCCTCCGACGCGATTATGGACAATTTGTTGGGGAAGATGTTGACACAATGAAGGAAATGAGAAAGGCTCCAGGAGCGAAGCGGGCAGATGGACACTAAGTACATGGACCAGTCGCAGATCACACTGAAGACTGGACACCACCCAGGCACTGACCGTAAAGAAAGGCTTGCCCCTGACTAAAATAACAACAGCAAGTTGATTTTTGAATCTTGGTTACAGTGCACTTGCAGCTAGGTAGATATGCTCTTCGCAGCCAGATCCCTTGTTCAGCTACACATCATCCATCTACCCCTTCAcaatcctcttccaccaAATCTCGGATCTGGCCCCCGCCAGAGTCGTTATCACAGAGATTGTCAAGTACACCTCCCCATCTTGCTCAATGACAGTGTAATTTCGCCTCTGAATTTGTCCCACGAAACGTGGTATGCTTGCCGTTGTCACTGGGCCATGCAAGACCTGTCCACTGAACTTCGTCAATGGTACCGAGGTGTTGAGACTAAACGGCCCCGCATATGATAACGAGGTCTTGCCGATCAAAGCCCAGTCATCAATACTCCCGCCGGTACTTGGTGGCCATTGGATGTCGGGAGGACGCATGTCTGGCTCCATCGAGTTCATGACGGCGGACATGTAACCGTAGCGGGTGTATGTGATCAGGCCGGCTGGCTTCTCACCCCACGGGTCGGACACTTGAGTGCCGTTTCGCCATCTGAGTGGATTAGTGTGGTGTTTTAGGTACACAGGGATTCGGTCGTGGAGCTGGGGCTTACTGGGtattgttgaggagggaatAGGTTCCCGCGAGAAAATTCATGATTGCCTGTGTTTTCATTTcgatggtgggttgggagtaACAAGACCACAACAAGATATATCCAGGCACCGTCCGGGGATAGATATAAAGCATCACTCGGGATCTGGGTCTTTCCCTTGACATCTGCCGTTCCACTCCCCTTTTTGTTGCTGACCCCCTCTTCGCATTCGCAGTTGTGAATTGCGCATGGCTGCGGCGAGAAGCACGGATTGGGTTTAGACCCACCGGCCGGAAGATTGGGAAATCTCACCTGGCGTTGCTGTGGGCAGGTCAGCTACCCCCTGGAACAGCCCCTTACAATCTGCAAATATTAGTTGTGTGTTGCAGTATCTCATTCTCTCACGTTACACATGGTGTGTTGGGAAGAGATATAACTGGCTGAACCGCGAAGATGACATTTTAGTGGAAGGGAATCAACGTGCCGGATTGCTAGCTTTTCTTTGGGTCCGGTGCGACCGCGTACCCTTCCGAACACACCGGACACTCTGCGAGGTCCTCTTGACTCCTGAGCCTTATGACAGCGCCCCTCTTTGTTGACTATTAGTCCAAGTAAACCACCACTGGTAAGGAAGTTCAGACTTCAGTCTGCGACAATACAGAACTCTGTGGTCGTGGATCGTTTGACTGaagtttgaggaggacgGCGGCTTGAGAACCTCACAGTAGGTAAGAGAAAGTTTCTATGCAGAAACCTGAAGCTGAGGCATCTCCGAGCATGCCCAGAACAATGAATTCGAGGTCCGAACCATTCCGGATAGTGACTGGACACAAAGCCTTCTCTTGGAGCCAATACAAACACGCAGCAGCAGAATATTTGCTTACTTTATTCCCAATTCTTTCGTTCTTGTGGTAGGATGATGGTTGCAATTTATCGTTTGGGTTCTCCCAACAGGCGGGGCGTCACGAATAACTAAACACATCCATGATGTACCTTGTGTCAACAGATAAGCCAAACAATACCAAATTTTCTCACCAAAGGCTAGGTAACCAAAGCTACTGCGTTCTCCACAAGAGTTTCAAGCCATGTGTTTAAGGAATAGACCACGCGTAGTTCCGGTAGAAGCTGAAGGGGAACCTGTTCACCTTGGTTCAATCTTTGGGAGCCCAGGCCGAGGTGACCGGTGTATCCGCTATTCACTGACATGTCGGCGGCGAGAGGTAAATAAGACAGCTACCGGGCTGTTCTCGTTGAAAgtagatatatatatattgtCTCTTCACTGAAAACCAtcttccttccttttttGTATTTGATATCCGTCGTTTAACTCCGGCAGCTTCGAAAACAGTTTTGTGTCAACAATTGCCCTATCGTCTACCTCTCACCGCCTTATCATTAAATTCTTCTCCCGACAACCCAAAAATGGCCAACAAGTCATCGAGAACCATGGCCTCACCATCTACCTCGTGGCCGCGCGGACGTGCTCTCCGTTGAAAGAGAGCTGATCGGAAAATCAGGTATCATCGGTATTTACCTGAGTTGGCAGTGAGCCTCTGGGGGCCGGTGAGTGAAGATCAGGGTGCTGCCAAGCGGCAAAGTGGGAATTCATCAGAGAACTGCCGCTAGCTTTGTAGCACTGCGTCGTGGTTGTGACACCACGGTCAGCTGGCTCACGGTATGTTCTTTTTCGCAGTCAACTCGTCTGAATTCAAGGTGGAGTGGATGCCCAGCTAGCTCCGTTGCGGCCGTTGCACTGGAGCCGGCGCGGCTGAGCAGATCAACCAACAAGCAA encodes the following:
- a CDS encoding hypothetical protein (EggNog:ENOG503P83Q; COG:S) translates to MSRERPRSRVMLYIYPRTVPGYILLWSCYSQPTIEMKTQAIMNFLAGTYSLLNNTQWRNGTQVSDPWGEKPAGLITYTRYGYMSAVMNSMEPDMRPPDIQWPPSTGGSIDDWALIGKTSLSYAGPFSLNTSVPLTKFSGQVLHGPVTTASIPRFVGQIQRRNYTVIEQDGEVYLTISVITTLAGARSEIWWKRIVKG